A genomic stretch from Thermodesulfobacteriota bacterium includes:
- the mqnB gene encoding futalosine hydrolase, translating into MVYLVAGSTELEINLLKREASAPGKLDFLVTGVGPVESAISLTRFLERGKADGVILFGVGGAYTEKGVDVLDICLAEGERFGDSGIAAHDEIHYFTDEMSTGKHDFDLRNSLSDQVESKLMALGTPFKEGPFVTVHACSGTLKRGNVLRDKFNAICENMEGAAMARVCELYGVPMVELRCISNMVEDRDTSKWKIKEAAAKGAGLLGRLLPELLR; encoded by the coding sequence ATGGTGTATCTGGTTGCCGGCTCCACAGAGTTAGAGATCAATCTGCTGAAACGCGAGGCAAGCGCCCCTGGGAAGCTCGATTTTCTGGTCACGGGCGTGGGGCCGGTGGAGAGCGCCATATCTCTTACAAGATTTCTAGAGAGGGGAAAAGCGGACGGGGTAATCCTTTTCGGGGTTGGCGGCGCATATACAGAAAAAGGGGTGGACGTCCTTGATATCTGTCTGGCGGAAGGAGAGCGCTTCGGAGATTCCGGTATAGCCGCGCATGATGAGATACATTATTTCACCGATGAGATGTCAACCGGCAAACATGATTTTGACCTGAGAAACAGTTTATCGGATCAGGTGGAGAGCAAGCTCATGGCCCTGGGGACGCCATTTAAGGAGGGGCCTTTTGTCACCGTGCACGCCTGTAGCGGGACACTGAAGAGGGGTAATGTCCTGCGGGATAAATTTAACGCCATCTGTGAGAATATGGAGGGTGCGGCTATGGCCCGGGTCTGTGAACTCTATGGCGTGCCCATGGTGGAGTTGAGATGCATAAGCAATATGGTGGAGGATCGCGATACCTCCAAATGGAAAATTAAGGAGGCCGCAGCTAAGGGCGCCGGGCTGCTTGGCAGGCTCCTGCCTGAGTTGTTACGATGA
- a CDS encoding 1,4-dihydroxy-6-naphthoate synthase codes for MKTYSLGFSPCPNDTFIFYALIKGRLKHCNLHFREMMADVETLNRMAFRRELEVTKLSYHAFGHLVDDYVLLRSGSALGRGCGPLLVSRQACSPEELQDKKIAIPGKYTTAAMLLRLYGEYKNLVEMGFEKIIPAVKEGMADAGVIIHESRFTYEKEGLARIVDLGQWWEETTGMPVPLGGIFARRDLGTEELAAVDSCLKEGIQYAFSYREEPMDYIREHAQELEDEVIKKHIELYVNPFTLDLGEEGIQAVRHMLKMGYDKGLFKSYRDDFVVG; via the coding sequence ATGAAGACCTACAGTCTTGGTTTTTCCCCATGCCCGAATGACACATTCATCTTTTATGCCCTGATAAAGGGCCGGTTAAAGCATTGCAACCTGCATTTTAGGGAGATGATGGCCGATGTGGAGACATTAAACCGGATGGCCTTCCGGAGGGAACTGGAGGTAACCAAACTCTCCTATCACGCCTTTGGCCATCTCGTGGATGATTATGTCCTTTTAAGAAGCGGCAGCGCCCTGGGCCGGGGGTGCGGGCCGCTTTTGGTCTCCCGCCAAGCCTGTTCCCCGGAGGAACTTCAGGATAAAAAAATAGCCATACCCGGCAAATATACCACGGCGGCCATGCTCCTCAGGCTATACGGAGAATACAAAAATCTCGTCGAGATGGGCTTTGAAAAGATAATCCCGGCTGTTAAGGAGGGAATGGCGGATGCCGGGGTTATAATCCATGAGAGCCGATTTACTTATGAAAAAGAAGGCCTGGCCAGGATTGTGGACCTTGGCCAATGGTGGGAAGAAACTACGGGAATGCCTGTTCCTCTGGGCGGCATCTTTGCCCGCAGAGATTTAGGGACAGAAGAGCTGGCAGCCGTTGATTCCTGCCTTAAGGAAGGCATTCAGTACGCCTTTAGCTACAGGGAAGAGCCTATGGATTATATCCGGGAGCACGCACAGGAACTGGAAGACGAGGTCATAAAAAAGCACATTGAACTTTACGTAAACCCCTTCACGCTGGACCTGGGTGAAGAAGGCATTCAAGCCGTGCGCCACATGCTTAAAATGGGGTATGATAAAGGCCTGTTTAAGAGTTACCGGGACGACTTTGTAGTTGGATGA